One genomic window of Cygnus atratus isolate AKBS03 ecotype Queensland, Australia chromosome 16, CAtr_DNAZoo_HiC_assembly, whole genome shotgun sequence includes the following:
- the RAD21L1 gene encoding double-strand-break repair protein rad21-like protein 1, protein MFYMHLLVNKRGPLAKIWLAAHWEKKLTKAHIFECNLETTVKNIISPKFTIALRTSGHLLLGVVRIYHRKAKYLLADCSEALTKMKTAFRPGLVDLPEQSFEAAYQSITLPEEFHDFDTPLPDLNAIDVAEHFTLNQSRAEDITLTEDYESNILLCDRNFDEEPETLRKQSCFDGSFLMSSNNLMADHTSASVNGDKSALHEDVYCFEQDCFGDEEAGADMIEILLRDEQNGLINDILDMEEELPLSQDLPENPRAIESNCEDTAIKTESHLMNETILLSKEDEGFVLEPVDDTAFNQRKKNKRKRKLLVDEDKELSCSAIYNQLNNCVDILVTLDLAPPTKKTMAWKESGGVDTLLSNPTQPVVHAELQMLFAKCFESRGFKMARNVMQVESEMEETRKEHDTSEMLIMEEPSYLQESAHSETERKIRNDSFVMTSQSNRNETDNNFGETLQDATAFSESSSFVNNSLGQEAPAQQAELNELAMKNKDNEEIKQSKRTLQFLKTLQHLNKSGVNSFSLRELCRKNNRKEVAAKFYIFLVLKKQLVIELAQSAPFADITATAGRMFDAY, encoded by the exons ATGTTCTACATGCATTTGCTCGTGAACAAGCGTGGGCCGTTGGCCAAAATATGGCTTGCCGCCCACTGGGAGAAGAAGCTCACCAAAGCTCATATATTTGAATGTAATTTAGAGACTACTGTTAAAAATATCATCTCACCAAAG TTTACAATAGCTCTGCGCACCTCAGGACACTTACTCTTAGGAGTGGTGCGGATTTaccacaggaaagcaaaataccTCTTGGCAGACTGTAGTGAAGCTTtgacaaaaatgaagacagcTTTTCGCCCAG gaCTTGTTGACCTTCCAGAACAGAGCTTTGAAGCTGCTTATCAGTCCATTACATTACCTGAAGAATTTCATGATTTTGATACTCCACTACCTGATTTAAA tgccATTGATGTTGCAGAACATTTTACCTTGaatcagagcagagctgaagacATCACACTTACAGAGGATTACGAAAGCAACATACTTCTCTGTGATAGAAACTTTG ATGAGGAACCAGAAACACtaagaaaacagagctgctttgaCGGCAGCTTCCTAATGAGCAGCAACAATCTCATGGCTGATCATACCTCTGCGAGTGTAAATGGAGACAAGTCTGCACTGCATGAAGATGTTTACTGTTTTGAGCAGGATTGTTTTGGAGATGAGGAGGCTGGTGCAGATATGATTG aaatccTGCTGAGGGATGAGCAAAATGGCCTAATTAATGACATTCTTGATATGGAGGAAGAACTTCCTTTGTCACAAGATCTTCCGGAGAACCCCAGAGCCA TTGAATCCAACTGCGAAGACACTGCGATTAAGACAGAAAGCCATCTAATGAATGAAACAATACTTTTGTCTAAAGAAGACGAAGGATTTGTGCTTGAGCCAGTTGATGATACAG CTTTcaaccagaggaaaaaaaataaaagaaagaggaagttGCTTGTGGATGAAGACAAGGAGCTCAGCTGCAGTGCTATATACAACCAACTTAACAACTGCGTAGACATCCTTGTTACGTTAGACCTTGCAcccccaacaaaaaaaacaatggcaTGGAAAGAATCAGGAGGAGTGGATACACTCCTGTCCAACCCTACGCAACCTGTGGTTCATGCCGAGCTACAAATG ttgtttgcaaaatgctttgagaGTCGCGGATTTAAGATGGCAAGAAACGTAATGCAGGTGGAGTCTGAAATGgaagagacaagaaaagaaCACGATACCTCAG AGATGCTGATAATGGAAGAACCAAGTTACCTGCAGGAGTCAGCTCATTCAGAGACCGagagaaaaattagaaatgattCATTTGTAATGACATCACAGAGTAACAGAAACGAAACTGATAATAACTTTGGCGAAACTCTA CAGGATGCAACTGCTTTCTCTGAGAGCTCCTCATTTGTGAATAATTCACTGGGCCAGGAAGCTCCGGCACAGCAAGCTGAGTTAAAT GAGctagcaatgaaaaacaaagacaatgaAGAAATTAAGCAGAGCAAAAGAACTCTTCAGTTCTTAAAAACTTTACAG cacctGAACAAATCAGGAGTGAATTCCTTCAGCTTACGGGAGCTCTGTCGGAAAAATAACCGGAAAGAAGTTGCGGCCAAGTTTTACATCTTCCTTGTTCTGAAGAAACAGCTTGTTATTGAGCTCGCTCAGAGCGCTCCGTTTGCAGACATTACAGCCACTGCCGGCCGAATGTTCGATGCTTACTGA
- the PSMF1 gene encoding proteasome inhibitor PI31 subunit, protein MAGLEALYASARAAVSRPQDALLCGLHWELVRHGYRCLGAGEQPRPDERKSELLPAGWEANKEVYTLRYKSTDDARELLLKAIMVEDSMIVNVMDRTSQKVADVTLAVADYINPEHLDDFHKVYKNMEELRTKIASGIIAPLGGPAEKDNKEPVAEKDPVLPKDYDPLRAPPRQPAGTRAPSWPRPLNPFAVGGEDLDPFGGRSGGMIVDPLRSGYRQPGIDPSTGLPSRLPPGAVPPGARFDPFGPVGAGRGRPDPDHLPPPGYDDMFM, encoded by the exons ATGGCGGGGCTGGAGGCGCTGTACGCCTCGGCCCGGGCCGCCGTGTCCCGGCCGCAGGATGCGCTGCTCTGCGGCCTCCACTGGGAGCTGGTCCGGCACGGCTACCGCTGCCTCGGCGCCGGGGAGCAG CCACGTCCCGATGAAAGAAAGTCGGAGCTGCTACCCGCTGGCTGGGAAGCCAACAAGGAGGTGTACACGCTGCGCTACAAGTCCACAGATGATGCCCGTGAGCTGCTGCTTAAGGCCATCATGGTGGAGGACAGTATGATCGTCAATGTCATG GATCGCACTTCTCAGAAGGTGGCGGACGTGACCTTGGCGGTGGCCGACTACATCAACCCAGAGCACCTGGATGATTTCCACAA GGTGTACAAGAACATGGAGGAGCTGAGGACAAAGATTGCTTCCGGTATCATCGCTCCCCTCGGAggccctgcagaaaaggacaaCAAGGAGCCCGTGGCAGAGAAGGACCCTGTCTTGCCCAAGGATTACGACCCCCTCAGGGCTCCTCCCCGGCAGCCTGCAGGCACGAGAGCACCGTCCTG GCCTCGTCCTTTGAACCCCTTTGCTGTTGGTGGGGAAGACCTGGACCCTTTCGG aGGTCGGAGCGGGGGAATGATCGTCGATCCTCTCCGGTCTGGGTACCGGCAGCCGGGCATTGACCCGTCGACAGGCCTGCCCAGCCGCCTTCCCCCGGGAGCAGTTCCACCAGGAGCCAGATTCGACCCCTTTGGCCCCGTaggggctggcaggggcag GCCAGATCCTGACCACCTCCCCCCTCCGGGCTATGACGACATGTTCATGTGA